A stretch of DNA from Amphiura filiformis unplaced genomic scaffold, Afil_fr2py scaffold_26, whole genome shotgun sequence:
GAAGTTCACCAGCTGTCATGGACTTCTTGAATCTTTTAGGCGTGACTGCCAAAAAGTTCAGGGCGCAAATCATTTGGAAGTTGTATTAGATTGTTCCCATTTGCCTGCCCCTTCATGTACTTGAAATTGATTATCCTCGGGAATAAAGCCAGAATGTACTGGCGAAGTTCACCAGCTGTCATGGACTTCTTGAATTTTTTAGGCGTGACTGCCAATAAGTTCAGGACGCAAATCATTGGGAAGTTGTATTAGATTGTTCCCATTCGCCTGCCCCCTTCATGTACTTAAAGTTGATAACTCTTGGGAATGAAGCCAGAATGTACTGATGAAGTTCATTCGCTGTCATGGATTTTTGAATCTTTTAGGCGTGACTGCCAAAAAGTTCAGGGCGCAAATCATTGGGAAATTGTATTAGATTGTTCCCATTCGCCTGCCCCTTCATGTACTTAAAGTTGATAACTCTTGGGAATGAAGCCAGAATGTACTGGTGAAGTTCACCAGCTGTCATGGACTTCTTGAATCTTTTAGGCGTGACTGCCAAAAAGTTCAGGGCGCAAATCATTGGGAAGTTGTATTAGATTGTTCCCATTCGCCTGCCCCTTCATGTACTTGAAATTGATTATCCTCGGGAATGAAGCCAAAATGTACTGGCGAAGTTCACCAGCTGTCATGGACTTCTTGAATCTTTTAGGCGTGACTGCCAATAAGTTCAGGGCGCAGCTTTTCTCCACGGGCCTGAATCACTGATCCAAGATGGTTCAGCGATTGCATTACAGGAGGCGTCACTCCTACAACACCAAGTCCAACAAAGTCAGGATTGTAAAGACCCCTGGTGGCAAGCTGGTCTATCATACCCACAAGAAGAAGCCCAAGGCATTAAGATGTGGTGACACTGGAGTCAAGCTTCAGGGTGTGTGGGCCGCTAGACCCAAGAAACTCATGTCAATGTCCAAGCCTAAAAAGACGGGTGTCAAGAGCATATGGTGGTACACTGTGTGCAAAGGCTGTCAGACAAAAGATTGTTCGTGCTTTTCTGATTGAAGAACAGAAGATCGTACAGAGAGTCCTCAGGGCACAACAGCAGAGCAAGAAGTAGACTTATGCCACAATCCATACAGAAATTTATACAGAACAAAGACATTACAATAAATGACATCATGTATCTGACTCTGATGCCAAACCAGGAACTCTAAGGACAAAGAGGGTAATTGAAAAGCATCATTTATTCAAATAAATGCCAGCAATGCTTGGACTTggaggataaaaaaaaaaaaaaaaataagttcaGGGCGCAAATCATTGGGAAGTTGTATTAGATTGTTCCCATTCGCCTGCCCCTTCATGTACTTAAAATT
This window harbors:
- the LOC140143755 gene encoding LOW QUALITY PROTEIN: uncharacterized protein (The sequence of the model RefSeq protein was modified relative to this genomic sequence to represent the inferred CDS: deleted 1 base in 1 codon) — protein: MVQRLHYRRRHSYNTKSNKVRIVKTPGGKLVYHTHKKKPKALRCGDTGVKLQGVWAARPKKLMSMSKPKKTVSRAYGGTLCAKAVRQKIVRAFLIEEQKIVQRVLRAQQQSKK